The genomic interval GTCCTCAACGGGGACGACGTTCCGTTCGGTCGCGATAGCGTGGGTCGCGAACGACGATTGACCGAAGAACCGGCCGCTGAGCCGTTCACCATCCCGCGAGAGCGGGGACGTCCCGTCCTCCGGACGCTGTCCGCTGAAATTGTGCTCGAAGAAGCCCTCGCAGTAGGCCGGATGACCGTCACGACAGCTGTGACAGCTCTCGTCGTAATCGAAGCTCAGAACCACCCGGTCGCCCGGGTCGACGGCCGTTACGTTCGAGCCGACCGATTCAACCACGCCGGACCCTTCGTGGCCCAACACCGCCGGTAGCGGCGTCGGGTACAGCTGATCGCGCACGATCATATCGGTGTGGCAGACGCCGACGCCGACGACGCGGACGAGTACTTCGTTTCCTTGTGGGTCCTCGAGGTCGACGGTCTCGATGTCGAAGGAACCGCCCTCCTCGTTGACCACGGCAGCTTCGATCTCCATGCGTGTCTTGGTACTGAATACCAAGCAATGAACGTTGTGCACGGACTGGCAACGGGGCCGCAGTCAGGCGTCAGGCGCGGTCCGCTTTGCGCGCGCCGGAGTCACCGGCGTCGTCGGTATCCGAGAAGCGCGACTCCGCGACGGCGAAGGTCAGCGTGCTCACGATCCCGAGCAGCGTGCCCGCCGTCAGGGCCGCCGCGAAGTACGTGATCTCCACTCGGTCGAGGAAGAACGCGCTCACGGCGTGGAGGACGATCGCGATCGAGAGCACGTAGAACGGCGCGTTGAGGTAGCGCCACTCCAGCGTGCCGGCGATGTACTCGTCGGTGATCTGGCCGAGACTGGTGGTAACCCCCGCAGCGGCGATCCAGTGGACCGACCCGTTCACGAAGGCGGCGAGCAGAACCGGGAGTTCGGCGTCGCCGACGGCCGACTCCCGGACCGCCTCGAGCGTGTCGAATCCGTTGACACAGCCCAGCGCGAACAGCGCGGCCGCGACGACGTACGCCAGCAGCGTCGTCCGACCGGCGTACAGCGACCGACGGGCACGTTCGACCGCCGCGTCGAGTCGGTCGCCCAGTCCCAGGCCCCGCGAGATGAGATAGAGACCGAGCAGGGCCGACGTCGTCCCCAGAACGAATCCCGGAAGCTCGAGTAGCGTTCCGATCAGCGCGAGCGGATAGATCAACAGGAGGATTCCCAGCGGAATGAGGAGCGTTCCGCGCGTCTCGGGGTCGTCTAACACCTGCTTGATCGTGTAGTACATCGACTCGAGGTTCTGGGCCTGGCGGACGACGACTCGGCGGACGCCGTCGATCGGGACGCGCGAGCGGATGATCGGGATGACGGACTCGTCTTGCGCGCCGTCGGTGACCACGAGTGCGGTGACGTCTTCGGCGGTGGAGAGGCTCGCGAGAACGGTATCGACCTCGTCGCCGACTTCGCGGTTGGCGCTGACGTCGCCCTGATCGTTGCCGGTGACGACCGCGACCTCGACGCTCTCGTCGCGGTCGGCCAGGTCGTCGTAAACGTGCAACCCCTGAAAGATGACGTTGACGTCCGAGTCCTCCGGATCCGCGGTCGCGAGGGCGACGGCCGCCTCCTCGACGGGCTCGCGACCGATGACCGGCGTCATAAATCCGGTCTTGCGGCCGAGGTCGTCGTCGAGGTCGACGCACAGAACCAACAGCATCGGGTCGTGGTTGCACGCCGCGGTATTTCCCTCTTCTGGGACGATCTAACCGATCGCACGGAGGGCGGACGTCCCGGCCGCGGCGGTCGATCCGAATACCCGTCGCGAAGGCGGCCGGTACTGCGGCTCGGATCCGGTCAGTTTCGCACGGCTTTTGAGGCTCGGACGGCTATGGACCATCGAATGATCTCGAAGGGCTGTGAGCAGTGCGCGAAAGGCGGCAAAATGGTGCTGTTCGTCTACGGGTATTGCGATCAGCGCGACTGCTTCTACTGCCCACTCGGCGAGAACCGCAAGAACGTCACCGACGTGTACGCTAACGAACGGCTCGTCGAGAGCGACGAAGACGTCATCACGGAAGCCACCCGGATGGACGCACTCGGCACCTCGATCACCGGCGGCGAGCCCCAGGAGGCCCTCGACCGGACCTGCCACTACCTCGAACTCCTGAAAGACGAATTCGGCGAGGACCACCACACTCACCTCTACACCGGCATCACAGGCGGTCGGGAGAACATGCGCCGGCTCTCGGAGGCCGGTCTCGACGAGATTCGCTTCCACCCGCCGTACGAGCAGTGGGGTGACCTCCACGGCACCGAATGGGAGGACATCCTCTACATCGCTCGCGAAGAAGGCCTCACACCCGCCTTCGAAATCCCCGGTATCCGCGCCGAGGAGGAGTTCCTCGAGTTCTTGGACGAGGGCGCCGCCGAGTTCTGCAACGTCAACGAGTTCGAGATGTCCCAAGGCAACTACCGCCGGATGCAGGAACAGGGCTTCGAACTCAAGGACGACCACATGAGCGCTGTCGACGGCTCCCGCGAGGATATCCTCGAAGCGATGGGCGACCACGAAAAGGTCTACTTCTGTACGTCCGTCTTCAAGGACGCCGCCCAGCACCGCCGCCGCCTGAAACGCATGGCCCGGAACGTCCGCCGCGAGTTCGACGACGTCACCGACGATGGCACCCTCGTCTACGGGAAAACGTACGCCGAGGCCGAACGCTTCGAGGCGCTCGGCGTCCCCGAGGAGTTCTACACCGTCAAAACGAACCACGTCGAGGTCGCCTGGTGGCTCCTCGAGGAAATGATCGAAGAGGGCGACCTCGAGGAGGGTGAGATCGTCGAACAGTATCCGACCTACGACGGCCAGGTCGTCGAGCGGACGCCGCTGGCCTGACTGCGAACGCGAGAACGAGACGACGGTTCGTGTCCGTGTCCTTGCGAGGTACGAGCGGCGGCTACGGTGACCAGCCGTCGAATGCAGCATTTCAGGGCTGCGCGGCGCGTACGGACTGGGCTGTGCGGTATTGGGCACAGTATAACGATCGTTCCGCGGCGGTCAACGCTGCGGAACCGAGCGTCTCGAGCCGAGACGGACCCGTTCATCGCCGAACGAGCCACTGTCGCTTATCTGGGATGTAATAATGGGACCCCATCGAGAACGGGCGGCTACGATGCAGTTTAGAAAACTCGCTATCGTCGCGGTTGCACTGCTCGTGGCCCTCTCGGGCTGCAGTGCCCTCGGCGGGTCACAGACGGGTGCGCAGTCGAATGACACGACAGAAGACGACACGGAGGAGCCGGGAACCGAAGATCTCGGCGATGACGTCGATTCGAACGGCGCTACGGATTCGAATACGGAGAGTACTGGCACGGAGACCGACACGGACGGCGGTGGAGACGGTGGAGACGACACGGCCGACGCGGAGTGGCATCCGCCCGAGGAACCGAACCGGCCGTTGGAGGATAAGCGCGAAGACCGCATCGAAAGCGTCGAGTTCGTCGACAAAGAGCCCGCGGAAAACGGCGAGGGCTACTCGAACTTCAACCTCGAAGTCACCGCCAACACAAGCATGGAGAACGTCGATCCGCCGGAACACGGCGACGTGATCGGCGAACCGTATTTCTTCGTCAAGATCAACGAGGGAGAGGGCGAGCGAAAGATCGTCGAGCGCACCGGCCAGGTCCAGATGGACGAAAACGGCACGTACAACATCGACGTTCGACCGGCCGGCATCGAGGAGTTCGGCGAGCGGTCGCTGACCGTCGAGGTCTTCCTGATGGACGAGGACAAAGACTGGGACGACATCTACGACGCCGTCGGGGAGGATATCCACTTCAATCCGGAGACAGAGTCGGAGACCGAAACTGAGACGGAAACCGAGACGGAGTCAGCGTCGGAGACCGACGACGCCGACGAGACGGAATCGAGCGACCAGTAACGCGAGCAACCGGCGATCGACCGCGGTCGCCGTCGACGAGCCGATCAGTCGAGCGCGGTCGGGTCGACTTCCGGCAGCGTAATCAGATTCTCGCGGCCGATCCGAAGCTTTTCGATCTCTCCGTCCTCGTCCATCTGGGAGAGCAACTGCGAGACTTTGGCGTTCGACCAGCCGGTCTCCTTGACGATGGAGGCCTGCTTCATTCGTCCGTTGTTTCGTCTGAGCAGCCGAAGGACGCGTTCCTCGTCGCTCAGCAGTTCGGGATCGATCGCGTCGTCGATATCCTCTTCGAACTCGAGTTCGGTTCCTGACGCGGGTCTGGACCCGGGGCCCTCCGACGTGGACGACGGTACACCCGCATCGGTGATCGACTCGCCGCCATCGTTTCCGGCAGCTGGGGCGGGCTCAGGTCCGTCCTGAGTACTCCCACGGCCGAACCACTGGGAGAGTCCGAGCGACTCGGCGGCGTCCGCTGGTACCCGATCGGACGGGATCGGAAGACCGTCGTCGTGGCGTCGCGCGAGGAGGTAGCTGCCGATACCGACGAGGATCGTGAGTCCGATGAAGCCAACGAGCAACCAGCCACTTCTCGAGAACAGCGGCCTTTCATTGGCGCTTCGGACGATCGTGATCTCGAGGCCTTCTTCACTAAACTCGTGTGGCCCCTCCCAGACGAGCGCACCGTTTTCGGTTCCCGTCGGCGAATCGACGAACGCGTAGTTAGCCGGCGGTTCGATGACGAAGCGTTGGCCCTCCGTCAGCGTGCTGATTAAGGGTCCATTATCCGTCTGAAGACCATCACTGACGCGAATTCGATCGCCGTCGACCGTCGCGAAGTTCGTCCACGTAAACGAATAGGAGATGACGCCGACGCGAACATCACTTTCAGCTTCGCCTTCGATCGAGGCCTGGCGATCAGTCTCGAGCGACTCGATCCGTCCATCGTCCCAGCCGGCGTTCTCGATCGTCATCTCGCGATCGGTCGATTCGGAAGCGAGCGACGCATACCGTGCGAATAGACTCGGATTCAACGAGGAATCCCGTGTTCCCGAAGCGACCTCGGTGGCGTATTCGTCGAAGACTTCGGCCTCGGTTTCGTTAGTCACGAGAAACCGGCTTTCGATCGTCCATTCCGCGTCTCCGGTATCCGTGATCCCGATCCGGATTACCTGCCAGGTGTCGGGCCGTTCCAGCGGTTCGCCGGCTGATTGTGACGAAACCGACGAGACGGAGTGTTGCTGTTCGAGGGCTGGGGCCGGGGCAGAGGGTGACGCTGAGGGGGACCGCTCGACGGTCGTCGGGGCGTGACTTGACGATGTGGCGGCCACTGCCCCCAGACCGGACGTGGCGAGGAGGATTGTGAGGGCGAGTGTGGCGGCAGTGGAAATCCGCATGCGTACCAACGGGTGGTTTCCCGGGGGAAAAAACACTTTCCATCGAAAAATAAACCGTTACCGTCGACTGTGAATCGGCTCAGTAGTCGTGTTAGCTGCTCGTCTCGTCTCTCATCGGTAGACGACCAGTTTTTGTATCAGGAGCCCGTACGGTGTTCTGATGAATAACGCGACGCCCGCCCTCCTCGCGTTCCTTCTCGTCCTCTCGCTGCCCGCGATGCCCGTCGTCGCGGCAAGCCCTGACGGTGGGAACAGCCGCGAATCCGACATGTCCCTGCAGCGATCTCCGGCGGTACAAACGGCACCGACTGAAATTGAAAATACAACGAACCGCCTCAGACTTACCGGGGACGTTACAAGTGAGTACAAGAGTTACAGCCCGGACCTTGGAGTCGCCCTCGCCAGTGCCGACGACGAACTTCGGATCGACCAGGAGCAGTACACCATCGTCGACGACGAATTTGAGACTGCGACCACCGAGGAACGGGAGATCCTTATCCAGACTGCATACGAGCGGCTCATGGACCGGGCCGATACCCTCGAACAACGCGAACGCGAAGCGGTAGCTGACCACGCGTCCGGTGACCGCTCGACCGACGAATTGCTACAGACGCTCTTGCGGAACCACAATGAGGCGGCAAAGCTCTCCGAGACGCTCGAGGAGTTAGATGCACGCGCTGCTCACGTGCCGGGTTATTCGCTCACCACGAAACGCGCCGACGAGAAAATTTTCGATGTACACCGGACCCCGGTCCGAAAGAACCTCGAACAGGTATCCGAGACTGCAGCCGATGATTCTCACGATGTAGTCGTCTCGACGTCGCAGAACGGGTACAGCCTCTCAATGATGGAGGGAAGTCGGTACATCATCGAGACGACAAGGTTCGATAACCGAAATAAGACGGCACCCAACCAGTTTGAAGATCGCGAAGCGTACGACCGTACGTTGGAACTGTATCCGTGGACTGACGAGCACGGCAATCCGCACTTCCAGGACAACAGCCCCGACCATTATTGGACCGAAATCAGTCACGATCACGGACGACTCGAAGTCTACCTCGACGGTGGCGCCGGAGATATCTACCGCGAGGTGCAAGAACTCTCTTCGCCCTCGCTTCCTTCGAACGACCACGGACCCTGGTCCAATAACAGTGTGAATATGACTGTAAACAAAACACTGCCAAACGGACCGATCAAAGTCACCACCACCGATGTAGAAACGGACGAGCCAGAGACGGCAACGATCACGATCGATGGCTTCGAACTCGGCGAAACCGATGAGGATGGAACGATCTGGGTGAACCGGCCAGTCGGCACGCACGAACTTAAAGCGGAGACGGCGAATGGGACCGTCGAGGCGATAATAACGGAGTAGTTCCGGGATACCTGGAACTCGATTTCGTGAGCGCCGGCTGTTTGGCTAGTGATTGATCGCTACTGTATCGGGTTGAAGTTTATACGCGGAGACGCGGCCAGAGGGCCACGTGAACGCAGGGTCGACCCACTGTAGACACCAGCCACGTCTAACTCCGCGCGCCGTCACTCCGACCATCGGCGTCGTTATTCTCCTCGCACTCACCGTCTGCCTGGCCGCCGTCGTCGCGGTCGGCGTCGGCGCCTGGTCGCTCGACGAACCCGGACCGAGGGCAACCTTTGAACTCGCGGCCGACAGCGATCGGTCGGCGATCACGATCGACCACGTCGCCGGAGACGACGTCGACGTCGAGACGCTGTCGGTGACGATCGCGATCGACGGAACGACGGTAGCCGAACAGCCGCCAGTGCCGTTCGTCGGTGCGAAGGGATTCGACGGCGCACCGAAAGGGCCGTTCAACGGCAAAACGGAGTCAAAATGGACTGCGGGAGAGCGGGCCGGCGTGACTCTCGCCACGACGAACGAGCCGGACCTGACCGCGGGTGATTCGGTTACCGTCACGCTCGCCGTCGAGGGACGGCGGATTGCCGAACTCGAGACGGTGGCGACCTGACGTGGCGGGCGCTGAGTCGCCAGGCGCACTCGGGTAGCTGCTCACTCG from Natrinema salifodinae carries:
- a CDS encoding DUF373 family protein, giving the protein MLLVLCVDLDDDLGRKTGFMTPVIGREPVEEAAVALATADPEDSDVNVIFQGLHVYDDLADRDESVEVAVVTGNDQGDVSANREVGDEVDTVLASLSTAEDVTALVVTDGAQDESVIPIIRSRVPIDGVRRVVVRQAQNLESMYYTIKQVLDDPETRGTLLIPLGILLLIYPLALIGTLLELPGFVLGTTSALLGLYLISRGLGLGDRLDAAVERARRSLYAGRTTLLAYVVAAALFALGCVNGFDTLEAVRESAVGDAELPVLLAAFVNGSVHWIAAAGVTTSLGQITDEYIAGTLEWRYLNAPFYVLSIAIVLHAVSAFFLDRVEITYFAAALTAGTLLGIVSTLTFAVAESRFSDTDDAGDSGARKADRA
- a CDS encoding radical SAM protein translates to MISKGCEQCAKGGKMVLFVYGYCDQRDCFYCPLGENRKNVTDVYANERLVESDEDVITEATRMDALGTSITGGEPQEALDRTCHYLELLKDEFGEDHHTHLYTGITGGRENMRRLSEAGLDEIRFHPPYEQWGDLHGTEWEDILYIAREEGLTPAFEIPGIRAEEEFLEFLDEGAAEFCNVNEFEMSQGNYRRMQEQGFELKDDHMSAVDGSREDILEAMGDHEKVYFCTSVFKDAAQHRRRLKRMARNVRREFDDVTDDGTLVYGKTYAEAERFEALGVPEEFYTVKTNHVEVAWWLLEEMIEEGDLEEGEIVEQYPTYDGQVVERTPLA
- a CDS encoding DUF7345 domain-containing protein, encoding MERPDTWQVIRIGITDTGDAEWTIESRFLVTNETEAEVFDEYATEVASGTRDSSLNPSLFARYASLASESTDREMTIENAGWDDGRIESLETDRQASIEGEAESDVRVGVISYSFTWTNFATVDGDRIRVSDGLQTDNGPLISTLTEGQRFVIEPPANYAFVDSPTGTENGALVWEGPHEFSEEGLEITIVRSANERPLFSRSGWLLVGFIGLTILVGIGSYLLARRHDDGLPIPSDRVPADAAESLGLSQWFGRGSTQDGPEPAPAAGNDGGESITDAGVPSSTSEGPGSRPASGTELEFEEDIDDAIDPELLSDEERVLRLLRRNNGRMKQASIVKETGWSNAKVSQLLSQMDEDGEIEKLRIGRENLITLPEVDPTALD
- a CDS encoding DUF7096 domain-containing protein yields the protein MNNATPALLAFLLVLSLPAMPVVAASPDGGNSRESDMSLQRSPAVQTAPTEIENTTNRLRLTGDVTSEYKSYSPDLGVALASADDELRIDQEQYTIVDDEFETATTEEREILIQTAYERLMDRADTLEQREREAVADHASGDRSTDELLQTLLRNHNEAAKLSETLEELDARAAHVPGYSLTTKRADEKIFDVHRTPVRKNLEQVSETAADDSHDVVVSTSQNGYSLSMMEGSRYIIETTRFDNRNKTAPNQFEDREAYDRTLELYPWTDEHGNPHFQDNSPDHYWTEISHDHGRLEVYLDGGAGDIYREVQELSSPSLPSNDHGPWSNNSVNMTVNKTLPNGPIKVTTTDVETDEPETATITIDGFELGETDEDGTIWVNRPVGTHELKAETANGTVEAIITE
- a CDS encoding type IV pilin, producing the protein MNAGSTHCRHQPRLTPRAVTPTIGVVILLALTVCLAAVVAVGVGAWSLDEPGPRATFELAADSDRSAITIDHVAGDDVDVETLSVTIAIDGTTVAEQPPVPFVGAKGFDGAPKGPFNGKTESKWTAGERAGVTLATTNEPDLTAGDSVTVTLAVEGRRIAELETVAT